TTTAAGCCTTTGGTATCTAAACTCCCACACCCATCCACGCCTTTGCTTGCCTGAAGATATGCAACTTAAAAGCTTCAGTGACTGACAATCACTCAAAGTCTCCAGGGTAGGATGTGTCTGATAGTCCTTTAAAACCTTCAGTGCATAGGTATTCCACCCGTCCACGTCCGCAGTGTTCGTTCCCTCCCACGTTCCTCAGTGCCAGTCCTGTCTCCACCCCTACAAATCTCCATCCTCAGTGGTTTTGGTGCAAAAGGAAAGAGCAGCTAAAAATCTAATAGCTCGTTTTACGTCCTTTTATATCCCTCTTCTCCCCCGCTGACTGTTTCCCCCCcgtttaaataatgaaatatcaGTGCTCGAACCAAGAGCGACTTCTGCTTCGAAGTTTTTCCAGGAAAAAACATGTAGGAACAGAATGAAAAGGGAGAAACTAATGCAGGAAGAGTAGTCAACAATGCCATTTTTCTACTCACCAGAATCTTCTTAAAGGAAAAAAGGACATTTCTCTTGCATCTGCAGAAATCTTTCTTATTGATTTAGCAAAGTGACAGAATAAACAGCAGTTTGTCCGCCCTcacttctttttgtctttctgttttttctcgGGTTTCCGGTTCTGCTCGGCAGTCGTCACGCCACGGGGCATGATCAGCACGCTGCCGTCGGCGCTGTACTGGAGCGAGTACTCGCTGGGGGGGTAGGGCCGGCCCTCCTCGTCCCGTAGCTGAGTGAACACTTCCTGGTAGAGACTCTGCATCTTCTGCTTCATCTGCCGGATGGAGCGGATGAactccatcttctccttcagCAGCCGGGCCTTGTCGCGCCTCAGGTCTTGGACGCCCTGCTCCAGGTTGATGATGGTGTCAAGCTTGCGCTTGCGGCAGTTCTGCGCCGCCATCTTGTTCTTGCCACGCCTGCGGATGTCACGGATGAGGGCGAGTTGGGCTTCGCTCAGGTGGTGCTTGGCTAGGAGCTCGTTGAACTCCTCGACGGGCAGGTTGATGATCTTGTCGTTGGAGAAGGGGATCTTCATGGCCCGGGCTCGGCGCTCGTCGCGACTGGAGTGCTTGTCGAGCAAGTCCTGAGCGGGCTGGAGCTTCGAGCTCTGTTTGTCACGGACAGTTTTCTTCACGGGTGAGATAGGCAGCTCCGGGTGCTCTGTGAACGTGGAGGAGAGCGGTAGGTTGTAGGTGTGATTGTGGCCGATGCTGTCCAGCTGAGGGAGGCTGTGGAACTGGGAGGGGTCCTGATAGCTCAAACGGCAGAGCTTACTGTATCCGGGCTGATAGCCCCCAACAGCGCCTTCCTCCGGCTCCACAGTGGCCACCTCGGAGTCAGTGCTGTAGCCCACAGCTCCCTCCTCTGAGAAGGTGGCGGATGTTGAGGAGGAAGAAGCCGCAGAGGAGCAGGATGTCTCGGAGCTGCTCGGCGAGGCCGGGCTGTGGCTGGAGTCCAGGGAAAGACCAGAGTCTGAGTCAAGCTCATCTTCCAGCTGGGAAGCTTGAGCCTGGCTGAAGCCCTCCTCCATGGCGAGGTCCAGCAGGCTGATCTCATCCAGCATGGACTCCTCCAGCAGCGTACTGAACGGATCAGGCAGGATGGGCGTGGATGTGATGTTGCTGCTGGAGCTGTTAATGTGAGGCGGGAGGAAGATCCCTGTCAGGTTAGTGGCTCCAAACGTGGAGTTGATGTTGCTGGAGTTGCTGGAGGAAAGTCTGAGCATGGTGGTTCTTGGCGTGATGCTAACAGAGTCCAACTGAGGGCTGAAAATCTGGGGGAAGTCTTGGCTACAGCTGGGGAGGGTCGCCTGGTGAAGGCTGACATCCTGGTTTATTGGTGTTGAGCGAGCAGAAAGTCCAAAGTTTCCCGCCGTGTTTGACTCAGTCGTCCCATTTGTGCCACCAGCAGTGCCGGAGTCAGCTGGGAGCGAAGTGCTGTTCACTTCCATCGCCTTCAAACAGGAAGATTATATTTAGGGAATTCATATATTCCTCAGATTAGAAAGCACAAGCTTATgagaaaaatctgcattttggtttaattaattttttatacttcaaaaataactttcactgctttcacttttgttttggaTCCAATTTttctccaaagaaaaacaaatgaggacAAAGAACATGTGaacagctgaagctgctgaattGGAAAAGAAGGGACGTACTTGTAGCTCCATGATGGCCATGATGTCCTGCCACTGCTGCTCCAGGTCTAACTCTGCTCTAGGCTCTGCTGCAGGCAGCTGTGGTGCCAGAGGGAGGCCCTGAGATGTAGAGGGAACTTCTTCATTGGAAACTGGTATTTCTGGGGCAACAACCGGGGCTGGAAACTGATTAAAACAATCCACCAGTTAATGAAAACACTCCAAACAGCTCCTTTTACAAGCTCAGATTCCATGTGAAACAACAAACGTTATGTTTTTACCTCAGATTCTTCCCCAAAAGGGAAAGTGGCCTCCAACAGCCGCAAACATTCTTGTAGAGACAGAGACGTCTGTGAGCCCAGACCTGGGAGCTGGGACAACGTCACACAAGtggattatttgttttataagaAATACAGATTTTAGTCTGCTCTCACATCTGTTTATTACACACATCATTGCATCTTTATTGATGTCTGCTTCTTAAAAACCATCATGATGAAATCAGACAGACTGATAGGTAACACTTAGACAAAATGAGCACAGAATAGAAATAAAGTCGGCACCATTCCCTTTAGCAGCTCATATTAAGCAGCTTCATGAAAGAAGCTTTAAAAACTGATAAAGTATtaagtaaaatatttcaaacactTACCAGGAACAAAATTAGCAGTTTCTACATAAACTGATAGGTTATCTTCAACCCAACTGAGGTTTTATTCAAGTTGTATATAAGTTTGCTCCAACTAGGATAATGCTGCACTTAAGTGTTTTACAGTTGGCCGTGGATGTATGTACCTtctctgatgtaaaaaaaaataataataataattaaaaaaaggctGACGAGGACATTTCTGATTCTGAGCAATTTAAGTCAGGAGTGCAGCTGGTCTTTGTAAATCTTAATAGTGCCAAAGATAGGGGCTATTTGTAGCATAGCATTATGGGAAAATAAATTCTTTACAAGATAACAGCTACGATACGTGGAGTGCAAGTTCAAACTCAGTCTCCATTTTGATTTATCAGGAGAAATCCCACTACTCTCCTGGTGCACATTGTTCCAACAGTTGTAAAATGATCTTGTGTAAATATAGGCTCGGCTATAGGAGTTATTTTGGGCGCCCCTGGTTCCATATTTCTTTTACATTAGATGCCATTAAGTGATTCAGACTTCGGCAGCGTGATCAGCATAAAACTCTTCTGCTTGAATCATCAGCGCAAACATCGAACTACTGCCGTTGAAAATATCGGcttatttagtttagtttttatagGATAACATCAACTACAACTTCCAAGGTGCAGTTCTGCAACAAACAGCCAATGGTGGAGTTGCCtgacaaaactaaaacacaatGTCAAGTTTAAAGTAGTTCAGCTTTAAATTCGGAGTGAGTTTTTGTTATTAACTGTAACAAAGACAGTTGTGAATTCACCCGTATGATCGGCACGCTGACTCCATGGCAAAAGTGGTGAAGCCTTGTGAGTATTTTCATATTTAGACCTTTCCCTCCTGCTAAAATTTAGGTGATTTCTAGTGAACGAAAATGAAACAATTCGTTTTGTGATtccatattcaaataaaaaagtgaaacaaaaaaatgactcTGTACAAGTTGTTTATGATCAGCAGATGGATTTAATGGAAGTTTAGCGTTTGAATTCACCATAATATCAGATATATTGACTGCTCACGTGTCCTGGCGAATTCTTATGAAGGGTAAAAGAATCTGTGTTAACCACACCGGTCAGCTCTGACAGTCTAGTTCCCAAATCTGCACTTTAGTGATTTATGTCTTCATTAAAGGCTAATTCACTGCAAGGCCCTTAACAGACACATGTTTATATCATCACAAAGGTTTCCTGCATTATTAATATGTTGTTCTGTTGGTAAATACTGTGGCCAAGTTATTTCTTAACTGCTGCGGTCAAGTCAGACCATTCTGACGTAATATTAGGAGAACATTCTAAAAACTTAACCAATACCACAAATACCACAGATAAGACAGATATCAGTGCGAGATGGGCTGGATGTGTCTGGATCTGATTTATATATTAGTGGTCTAAGGACTCTGAAAAGTTCCCCCGGATGTTATGGCCTAACATCCGCAGCTGTCAGGGCGGATGTTAAGGCAGTTATAAAACAGCTTGTTAAAAAGTGTTCCTGCTTCAAACTTTCAGTCTACACTGTCTTAGGCTATTGGTGAATATGTCTCCACATAAATGAAACCTCATTTCCAGCAGGCAAAATGATCTTTTATTACCACTGTGCAGCTCCCAGGTTTCCATTTTGTTCCTACGCAGCGTAAGGCAGTTAAATGTACCACCTCCCACTGGACAAAACACACTGATATGAAGATCCGTTAATTCTACAAACCTGTTCTGGGATACTCTCTCCAGTCTCCCCATCCACTGGCTGAGCACCTTGTAGATTCACTCCATTTCTCCAGCTCTCCTGTTCCTCGTTCCCGTCTTTGTTCTCCTGTGGGCTGGgcttctcctcctcactctccttCTGACGGTTGCTGTAGTTGAACACTTCTCTTCCTGCACCAAGGTCGATGTCCTGTCGCCATAGGATGTCAATCAAGTCAATGTCCTAGAAAAACACAATAGCAACCATTGAAAAATGGCCTTGTGCAGCGAGAAGTTACGTTAATGCCCAGAGTTTGTGAAGACATTCAATGTGTTGAAGCCAAAGCAGTACTGTAGAAAAATGAAGTCCAACATTTGGGcattaaagctgaaaatatttacttatttatgaTGATAAGCCTGCACTTATATCGTTTATCTTTTATATGAGCAGTTTAGCTTTTATTCCTATGGAGGGGGTAATTTTAGAAGTAGAGAGGCAGATCATGTAACAGAAATATAGTCAGATGATTGAACCATGACATACACACTTTGGCATGGTGGTTATCATGTGATTAGATGAAAATCTAGATTGATCTCAGGACAACATACCACGGCATCAATAAGACCATTCTGTGCCAGTTTTCTTCAGTAACTTAGGTAAAAGGCAAATAGAAAAATAAccagtgacacaaacaaactatGCAATGTTGCTATAgtgttagggttaaccctaaccctaacacataAAGAGGAAAACGTCTTGTAATTATTGTTTCAGGCCAGTAATTTCAGGGAGAATATATTTCTATGTGCTTTTTAAAGTTGCACCATTAATGGTCACATTTAATGTGACCAGAATCACAGCTGTAGTGAATGTGACTCAACTGGTTTGACTAAAAATATCTGACACTGATAGAAAGACCAGGGGTGTGGACCATGAGAGACACAAGACTGTGATGTTGCCGGGGCTAAGTTGGACTTTTTgcttttacatttaacttttcttttaagCAGCTGTAGACAAAATTGTAACTAAAATAATATGCAGCTGTCATCAGGAACCTTAACTAAGCAAAAACAGTCATTTCTCTGAATATATAATTGCTTTTCCTTTGTCTGTTAA
Above is a genomic segment from Echeneis naucrates chromosome 19, fEcheNa1.1, whole genome shotgun sequence containing:
- the nfe2l1b gene encoding endoplasmic reticulum membrane sensor NFE2L1b translates to MLYLKKYFTEGLIQFTILLSLIGVRVDVDTYLSNQLPPLREIILGPSSAYTQTQFHNLRNTLDGYGIHPKSVDLDHFFTTRRLLNQVRQLDRLSVPSPELNTWLVHRDSETVVSASSQSSPSITLDNGAGLEDVDNLDATPAMRGGSGAPESTYNLNAADSSLGAVALEGNQEQGSRDGNDDLTKEDIDLIDILWRQDIDLGAGREVFNYSNRQKESEEEKPSPQENKDGNEEQESWRNGVNLQGAQPVDGETGESIPEQLPGLGSQTSLSLQECLRLLEATFPFGEESEFPAPVVAPEIPVSNEEVPSTSQGLPLAPQLPAAEPRAELDLEQQWQDIMAIMELQAMEVNSTSLPADSGTAGGTNGTTESNTAGNFGLSARSTPINQDVSLHQATLPSCSQDFPQIFSPQLDSVSITPRTTMLRLSSSNSSNINSTFGATNLTGIFLPPHINSSSSNITSTPILPDPFSTLLEESMLDEISLLDLAMEEGFSQAQASQLEDELDSDSGLSLDSSHSPASPSSSETSCSSAASSSSTSATFSEEGAVGYSTDSEVATVEPEEGAVGGYQPGYSKLCRLSYQDPSQFHSLPQLDSIGHNHTYNLPLSSTFTEHPELPISPVKKTVRDKQSSKLQPAQDLLDKHSSRDERRARAMKIPFSNDKIINLPVEEFNELLAKHHLSEAQLALIRDIRRRGKNKMAAQNCRKRKLDTIINLEQGVQDLRRDKARLLKEKMEFIRSIRQMKQKMQSLYQEVFTQLRDEEGRPYPPSEYSLQYSADGSVLIMPRGVTTAEQNRKPEKKQKDKKK